A region of the Aethina tumida isolate Nest 87 chromosome 3, icAetTumi1.1, whole genome shotgun sequence genome:
TCGAGTTACCGAAGGTTgtgccaaatatttagttcgagttatcaagtaaaaaatacacataatttttaacctGGATTCCATTGCCAACCAATTTGCTTCAAGTTACCAAAAATTTGAGTTATCGAAGTTCGACTGTAATATccaaaagataaataaaacaacaaaaacataattaattaaattaatattatattcattgttaaaaagtaataatttgctTATCCTActgactttatttaaaattgtggcTTCGTAGtggattcaaattttgttctgGTCTGTAAGTCATAaagcatcttcagaggtctaTGACTTACAGACCAGACATGTCTATTATATCATGGGGAAGAATGTGGTCAATCACTTCTGGACAATGACAACCAAATATCCTACCATCATTCAGaaacaattcatttttcaaatataataatatttttttagaaccATTTGAAACACTGACCCACTTTTTTGCGACACTTACTGTTTTCGACATTTGAGTCAtgtattaagttttttgatattctgCACAACTCTGAACAGACTTATGACCATGACTGGTATATTTTATCTACCCTTATGAAATCTAAATTCTGAATGGTTCTAATGTAAGAAGGCTTATGGAAAATGAAGGTGACAGACTACTAATGACTCCCTAAACCGTAATTGCATATCGCTACACAAAATCGATGTTGATGGAGAAACACAAATTAAGTGTGGCAGAAAACTCCAAAAATCCCGATTTTACAGTAAGCTCTTGCTTGgtaagaagaagaagaagcgTTCCTTCGACCTTTTTCAGGTGTCCAATAATTCATAGTGCTCCAAGGTTAATTCATCCGATTAGCAATttccaacaatatttttgaccCTTTTACTATCTGTAATTAATTCATCTTCTATCAAAATCACATGGATGACTAAAATTTGCACTCCTTTGTACCAACAGCTTTTGAAATGATTGAAAGTCTCTTTTAGACAACACTAAAGtgaaattaatactaaattggACCACTGAATCTACGAGTTCTATTTTCTATGTCTatacacaataattaataggAAAATGTGTTCAGTCAGAATCCGGCACAAGTTTTTGAATGCATATGTCATAACTTCCCTAATATTATTCCCCTTTTTAGCCGGCGGAACACGGAGGCCGGTAGTAAAAATGACAACTATGTTAGACATAGACGGTcggatttgtttaaaattaatatcattataaTGAAACTCGTCAGGCTGGGGgcattgttaaaattacatgCAAATGTGGTGTTAGGATAGGTTACGCGGTGGTCGGCGAGCTTTCAACGTCCAACGTTatgtaaaatgtgtaaatattcACACATACTCGAACTCGAGCCGTTCttatgcatattcataaaCTGGCAAATATTAACATTCGAAATTTTACCTCACCTAACTTCAGGGGTGGCGATATTCCACAACGGCTCAATCAGCATCCGATATTGGTACATACGTTTTCAATAGTCAAACACTACGGTACTGCTTTTGTCAACAACCCTCGATTACATAATGTTTATgcaagaaaatttcaaaataaatcaatgctttatattaaatcaacTTCCATTTTATTCTCAATGGTTTGGCTGTGGTtagatgaatattttaatgttcaatcATTAAACAAAagcactttttaatatttaatattatctattattaatttgaaactgaaaagtgaatatttgtttactgttattgtttaagataaatatttaatctataatttaatgtaaaagttttgtattattatttatattttaatgttgcattcaataaatacagttgtagaattattatttaaaaaaatctattaattatttgagatcagttataaatttaaaattagttcaagtGTGTGCATTTTTCGTGGACGCCCCTGGATAACTACTTTCCATACATATGGTCCGGTCGCCAGaggaaaattttgaaaagtttattaatttccctcacattttaattgaattttacgaGCGACCAGTCAAATTTATTCTAGTCCGACATCACCGACAACTATTGCACGTTTCATTTTGAAtacgttaataaaaaaagttacgtTTTATATTTCGGCCTCGGGAAAAtgaatatagtttaaaaaaaatgaacattattcacagttttattttatgagcAATTATTGTACCCAATACATACATGTATGACATCGTTTTTGTATTGcagtttaattgatttttaattttttatttagaacatgtatatttaaaatatttatatattttttccatctATTATGAtgcttaaaaaaatttaaactcttttggtttttaattgtttaataagtttttaaaaataaaacaacgacgtattgttaataatttatttgactaGATTTAACATTGAATATATCACACTAAACATCTAATTCTACAATTTAAACTGCAAAATTGATTCGTATTTACATCGAAACAAACACAGTGCCTTAAGATTCGTCATTTACTGCCACCACTTCCAACGCAGGGCTCCCGATTGATTCAAAATCCGTTGAATTTACTGATTCAGCCGAAGATGAGTTGTGCACCgattttgtattattcatGTAATCAACAACGAAATCTAATCCAAAAATGCTTTTCAAgtctttattctttttatgtcTGTCATTGCTGTCCTCATCCGAAGCGGATGGAGATTTGATGTCATGCTTCACAACGGTTTCATCGTATGTCACGTTGTCATGTTTGGAAGCATAAACGTTGCCGTATATGCTCTTGATATTGTTCATTATATAATTAGTGCTGGTTTTATTGCTGTTCTTATCAAACCCCATAGATTTAACGTCAAATTTGGTTTGCTGCTTCTCACTCGGTGGATTGGGATGTGACAAATTAATCGGTGAGCCCTTGGAGGATGATGGAACAGAAAAAGCGGATGCATGTCTTGACTGTCGGAAAAAATCTTTCGGCGATTTCCTGTCTTCAACTTTTGCCTCGGGCACATCCTGCTGTGTCTTTTCCTTGGACAAAGGACTGACAATGGTGGAAGATGGACTGTTAGGAGAGTCCTTTTGATTCTTTCTGTCATAAATGTGTCCTGACACtcgtaaatcaataaaaaagtgaaGGGGATCAATGCCATAAGGTGGTGCTGGATACAGTGGCGGATACCACATGGGAGGTGGTGGAGGTAATACCAGATTTGATGAAGGATTACTGTCTTGATTTGCAATCGGATGCAGGGGAAACATGTTCTCTGGTAGGGGTAGCTCTGGCTTACCACTAAAAGTATCTAATTTAGGGTATAACATAGACTTATTTTCCCTCGGTTCCGGTTCCCTGTTTGTTTCGTATTTGTTCATCGTTAGTTCCAGAGGTATTTCTTCCTTTTTCTCTGCGTTGTTGCTCTTTAACATCCAGTCGTTTGGTGGCTCAGGTTTTTCGGCTTGTTTTGGAGAAGTTTCTGGTTTTTGAAATAGGTCTGCCCTCGTTGATGTCCAAGTTCTCTTTCTGGACCTCCGATGAACGCCAGGAACAGGCGCTCTGTTATGTTCCGCTTTGGCTTGAACGAACGACCGGAGCATTTCACTGAAGAAAAATGTGTTTGGCAACAGGGACATGTTGTAGAGGTAGGGAGGCGTGGCCGCTAAAAGTCTTGAAACCAAATCTGTATTTCGGAAATCCAGAGGTGACATTCGAGGCTTCAGAGGTGGCGGCGGTGGAAAGTGCTCGTTAGCCGAAGACATCTGAAATCAAAtgccatttattaaattacgatctattaataaaaatagataaaaagtatcatgtttcaaagttttaaagttaaagGTAAAggaatatattcataaagtttgaGCTAACTTAAATTACAGATCCACTTGTGTTCTTgcaccataaattttaataagttagcatcaatatatttcaaaggaaaattgtagaattaaCATTCACAATTTGCTGAGCAGGCGGTGACCAACTGTTATCTTAAGAAAGTTTCCCTCAAGATATAAACTTTCTGCTCcgcatcataaatattatttcagtatttactTAATGCACTAATTATTTGTGTAAGAAAGTTACTCTCCAACATCTATCTAAAAAGTGGCATAGAATAAGTTTCTTGGGAATTGAACGAACGTATaagttagacaattttaagttttaataaaattatgggaGAAATgccgttttaaatatttgtcatttatttactgaattgTTAAAAACGATTTGATTTGTGAAAGTTTgtaattaaacctttaatcCATCCTTAAAAAGTTCCAGAGATAGAAGAATGAATTACTCTCCttgaattaaatgtaaaagtgGAGAACAAAAACGATCGAATTAAGTTAATAACCCAGCATTTCTGacttattaaaagtattccaATGCTCTGCGCATTCTGTTTATAATTCAGAAAATGCTCTGCTCGGAAGGATACACAATTATCCGCTAATTATTCGCCGACGAAAATGCATTACACAAAATCAGAATTAATGAGAGCCAAGAAAAATTGGCAACATTTAGAATTCCCTCGCttatattcaaacaaaaagtgGGCAATTTATTTCCAGCAACTTCTTCGCGTTTTGATaagtaattattctaaaatccAAGCGAAAATAATATTGCCAACTTAGGGACCGTTTCGACcggttcatttaaattaccatatttttatttcggtgtattttattcaatatattttagagtaaGAGAAAGTAATGGTTTGTCTCCagcaaaatttgattttcgtCGTTTATtcacatgtttatttaaatttttttaataaacctgAATGAAACTGCAgtgttccaagaaattaacgacctataattttgtaaatatatttttttatttaaataaatagtacattgtttgtattaacttcgtatatgacttttaaaaagtgtgtaaacctttttacaaaatgtttagtttTCTTGTTATTTGAACTATATAGATTCTGTTAGATTAATATAAGTTAAACCATCGTCGTAGCATTTCGTTAGAACTCATTTATCAccctcattttttttaattttcgtgaTTTGTCAATATGCAACGACAAATCTAGAAATTTAACTAGCAATGATTGTGCCCAAGTGGTTGTTTTAGTGGAAGAAGGTTGGAGTTTCCACAAGATAGCCGAAAGGATTGATGTATCCTATATATACATTTCCCGTATGTTACAATCTGTGCATGGAGACTGGTGACCATACTAGGAGACCAGGGGGTCTACCACGAACCTGAGTGAGATATCTCACCCGGTGAGTTAACTCACTTATGAAATCAATGTGGCAACATCGCATTTCGTCtttgtttacaatattttctccaCTATAAAGtctatagtaataaaaaaagtccAGGAGAACTTCTACGAAAATCTATGAGATATTTTAtctctattttatttagtatcggCGCTCTCGTTCTATATATTTTGCTCATCTCTCAAGAAATTTGTGGGTACCATTCCAAACAAGAACTTCATCTTCCATTAAACTCCATTGATCATTTGTTGTCGGGGACGGACGTAGTTCACTAGTACTTTCGGATCCCACTGCACACATTACATCTTCATCTACCCAAACCTATCCGATCTCGCACTCAATGTTTGTTACCCAttacccattatttttttgtctttgaaaatttcaaaatatattaatttttgattgtgaTATCTTTTCGTTATGGCGTAAAAGCATCATGTCACGTAGTTTTTCGTTTTTCCATCTGTTATTCATTCAGTTTGTGTTAAATCCATTTTCCAACCTTTTGAAGCTTTCCTATGGCTTTCAGGCGATCGGAAATGGTTTAAAGAGTAACATTCAACTCCTCCGCCACCATTGTTTGTGTTTGTATATCATGTTTGTCCAATAATACTTGTAATTCATCTTCAAACTTCTTTGGTCGattttcgtattctttgacaataaCATTGTAATCGCCACTTAATGGTTACAGCACGATTGCTGTCTCGACAAGAATTTAATCACTTTCCTATGCCTTTTTCtttgattaaacaaaaaaaatatcacagaCCACAAATGCTATTTATTTGGCTCAACATTCGTCATGTTGACCacgaaaaaaaatatcttattagcTCATAAACAACTAAATGAATATGTTGTATTGTAGCGGGGTGTCCTATCAACAAAGCAGTTGTTTGCGATTACCTTTTgcttcaatatgttttatgtacGGACTCTTGatagaaaaacatttcaaacttGCAcacctaataaataaattgatagttcataaattgtattttaatgattaaaatatacacaaaccTTTCTTTAACCATTccaagttaattaaacattaatttttgcacttgtatgaattttgtttggatgttaaattttaaatttgtaaa
Encoded here:
- the LOC109600612 gene encoding uncharacterized protein LOC109600612, giving the protein MSSANEHFPPPPPLKPRMSPLDFRNTDLVSRLLAATPPYLYNMSLLPNTFFFSEMLRSFVQAKAEHNRAPVPGVHRRSRKRTWTSTRADLFQKPETSPKQAEKPEPPNDWMLKSNNAEKKEEIPLELTMNKYETNREPEPRENKSMLYPKLDTFSGKPELPLPENMFPLHPIANQDSNPSSNLVLPPPPPMWYPPLYPAPPYGIDPLHFFIDLRVSGHIYDRKNQKDSPNSPSSTIVSPLSKEKTQQDVPEAKVEDRKSPKDFFRQSRHASAFSVPSSSKGSPINLSHPNPPSEKQQTKFDVKSMGFDKNSNKTSTNYIMNNIKSIYGNVYASKHDNVTYDETVVKHDIKSPSASDEDSNDRHKKNKDLKSIFGLDFVVDYMNNTKSVHNSSSAESVNSTDFESIGSPALEVVAVNDES